A single window of Diachasmimorpha longicaudata isolate KC_UGA_2023 chromosome 12, iyDiaLong2, whole genome shotgun sequence DNA harbors:
- the LOC135168113 gene encoding phosphoinositide 3-kinase adapter protein 1 isoform X2, whose protein sequence is MPSAASRILDSRFLRYPPIFLTQSMDSNRLPKNFNYYCASPRSRRRLRPQFLDLSAVLTCSRGRTGVSGHQEAANAKLMEDRDDVVFVSSKDSEASTLWVNYLTACFEQISRQQGRPPFKVRHVTVEDSVSVTQSTQDRVAKSRLQIVVVCPVLLDRAATKPEQASALARQLSPERVLAMMLGVHDGHLTESQRTALISYPQWRKFFVKDQDETFVGEFLAAAVAILGANPPTALKNDKTTFSVHPKKVKIGQSRVLIVMNDPLGPDDVVSVVVDRCGEAIDVTLIKRRNPYTLQLAVPDRCLEVSMLIGIRVIVNGIPQGVRQVKCESRLRELDQILRAHDNPLEFMCQTFGFNPGDRDQLDNWMVHAFQRNLPPRFDLLATPTGAVPLQRNTTSTEEYPTLLHFAARFGLEKLAWQLLECPGGEIACDLKNVAELAPADIAEQAGHNKLAQQLRGYMQMNEFTNMYSYLKVISENAGAGATNESPSPLTHFNCLDTENDKEDYCRPRPLSEAYLVPPAARPVTTSPSMTPITPPQLPPPNPTSPTPSEMNYSIVPPPTPVLGAPPINLNHYDVNGLNLPLQGYMKMYPASPKVPPPLPAPVTAPLQALRPTPTQQPKKDPKDETPGSRTGSLHRSTSNQSSKSREPSGPQDELLEIINDFKNNVFTISEVERLVENWRNRNDVQQSFKDKQRQLAAMRDEYERIQKKLKEEMKAPTPFDKIKKFFSKGKKEPKEGGGGEDGAAVSKTEKSCDGGDRRPISSLSLHSVSSSSSSGRMSIISGCSGTSLGDSGTHSDTEDRRLRNSREDKGGIMTYEVPPAPKPFTGRYSPMRYTPSPRSSGSHPENETRKPQIQNGSSSDEYYIAFPVSGLPIHFFNPDGTPIEPKTPNSPCDTPLHQIPTNIPEEDNHSDNPEKTEIKEINTLPVAPPPPPPSPPTHVSLDYMNIVPANIPSSVLQTPVNESLRVDNERVEVPLSVTKVLNGEPVKVADGETMIVNEGTKEEPQVNFTQSDHVRLEGGSVEAVGKSRFPEYMNISPGGDQEPRIVGIIPKKPAAPPVPPRAQTKK, encoded by the exons GACTCGAGGTTTTTAAGGTACCCACCGATATTTCTGACTCAATCAATGGATTCCAATCGACTTCCCAAAAACTTTAATTACTACTGTGCATCCCCGCGATCCCGGCGCCGACTCCGACCGCAGTTCCTCGATTTATCCGCCGTACTGACGT GTTCGCGAGGGCGAACGGGAGTCAGTGGGCATCAGGAGGCAGCAAATGCCAAATTGATGGAGGACAGAGACGATGTGGTTTTCGTTTCGAGTAAAGACAGTGAGGCGTCAACGTTATGGGTCAACTACCTCACAGCTTGCTTTGAGCAGATCAGTAGACAGCAGGGGCGGCCGCCTTTCAA AGTGAGACACGTGACAGTAGAAGACTCGGTATCGGTAACTCAGTCAACGCAAGACCGGGTCGCAAAATCCCGTCTCCAGATAGTGGTGGTGTGTCCAGTTCTCCTGGACCGAGCGGCGACGAAGCCGGAGCAGGCGTCAGCCCTCGCCCGGCAATTATCTCCAGAGCGTGTCCTGGCGATGATGCTGGGTGTTCACGACGGCCACCTCACAGAGAGCCAGAGAACAGCGCTGATATCGTACCCCCAGTGGCGAAAATTCTTCGTAAAGGATCAGGACGAGACATTCGTCGGGGAATTCCTGGCGGCTGCTGTCGCCATCCTCGGGGCAAATCCACCCACTGCCCTCAAGAACGACAAAACGACCTTCTCCGTTCACCCGAAGAAGGTCAAGATCGGACAGAGTCGGGTGCTCATTGTTATGAACGATCCGCTTGGTCCGGATGACGTTGTCAGTGTCGTTGTTGACAGGTGTGGCGAGGCCATTGACGTGACGCTAATAAAACGGAGGAATCCGTATACTCTGCAACTTGCGGTACCGGACAGGTGCCTCGAGGTGTCGATGCTCATTGGCATCAGGGTCATTGTTAACGGGATTCCCCAGGGCGTGAGGCAGGTCAAGTGTGAGAGTAGGTTGAGGGAACTCGATCAGATACTCCGGGCTCACGATAATCCACTGGAGTTCATGTGTCAG ACATTTGGGTTTAATCCGGGAGATCGCGATCAATTGGATAACTGGATGGTCCATGCCTTTCAAAGAAACTTGCCGCCACGTTTTGATCTTCTGGCTACACCCACCGGTGCTGTGCCTCTACAGAGAAACACAACGA GCACCGAGGAGTACCCCACCCTCCTTCACTTCGCAGCTCGTTTCGGCCTTGAGAAATTAGCTTGGCAATTACTGGAGTGCCCCGGTGGTGAAATTGCTTGTGATCTAAAAAATGTCGCCGAGTTAGCCCCCGCTGATATCGCTGAGCAAGCGGGTCACAACAAGCTTGCCCAGCAGCTTCGTGGCTACATG caaatgaatgaattcacGAACATGTATAGCTACCTCAAGGTCATCAGTGAAAATGCGGGAGCAGGAGCAA CGAACGAAAGTCCCTCCCCACTGACCCACTTCAACTGCCTGGACACAGAAAACGACAAGGAGGATTACTGCCGTCCTCGACCCCTTAGCGAGGCGTATCTGGTACCACCAGCGGCTCGCCCGGTCACAACATCCCCCTCGATGACCCCCATAACGCCCCCTCAATTGCCACCACCAAATCCGACCTCGCCAACTCCCAGCGAGATGAATTACTCAATTGTACCACCACCTACACCAGTACTGGGCGCACCCCCGATCAATCTCAATCATTACGACGTAAATGGTTTGAATTTACCCCTTCAAGGATACATGAAGATGTATCCAGCAA GTCCAAAGGTGCCTCCACCACTGCCAGCCCCTGTAACCGCCCCCCTCCAGGCCCTGAGGCCCACCCCCACCCAACAACCAAAAAAAGACCCGAAGGACGAAACCCCCGGCTCCAGAACGGGCAGTCTACACCGCTCGACATCGAACCAGAGCAGCAAATCTCGCGAGCCATCTGGTCCCCAGGACGAGCTCCTGGAGATCATAAATGATTTCAAAAACAATGTGTTCACCATTTCCGAGGTGGAGAGGCTCGTGGAGAACTGGCGGAATCGCAATGACGTCCAGCAGAGTTTCAAGGACAAGCAGAGACAACTCGCAGCGATGAGGGACGAATACGAGAGGATCCAGAAGAAGCTGAAGGAGGAAATGAAGGCCCCGACGCCGTTCGATAAGATTAAGAAGTTCTTCTCGAAAGGGAAGAAGGAGCCGAAGGAGGGTGGAGGGGGTGAGGATGGGGCAGCTGTTAGTAAGACTGAGAAGAGCTGCGATGGAGGTGACAGAAGACCCATCAGCAGTTTAAGTCTTCATAGTGTTTCAA GTTCGTCATCCTCTGGACGGATGAGTATCATAAGTGGGTGCTCTGGAACGAGTCTAGGGGACAGTGGAACACATTCAGACACTGAGGACCGAAGA ttGAGAAATTCCCGGGAAGATAAAGGCGGAATAATGACATACGAAGTTCCACCAGCGCCCAAGCCCTTCACCGGGAGATACTCACCCATGCGATACACTCCATCGCCGCGTTCATCCGGTTCGCACCCTGAAAACGAGACCAGAAAACCGCAAATCCAGAATGGAAGCTCCAGCGATGAGTATTATATCGCGTTTCCCGTGTCCGGACTTCCCATTCACT TTTTTAATCCCGATGGAACACCGATAGAACCAAAAACCCCGAATTCTCCGTGTGATACTCCCCTCCATCAAATTCCAACTAACATCCCAGAGGAAGACAATCATTCCGATAACCCCGAAAAGactgaaataaaagaaataaatacacTTCCTGTCGCACCTCCTCCACCACCCCCTTCCCCACCCACTCATGTCTCCCTCGACTACATGAATATTGTTCCTGCTAACATACCCTCGAGTGTCCTCCAAACACCCGTCAATGAGAGCCTGCGGGTGGACAACGAGAGAGTGGAGGTACCCTTGAGCGTAACAAAAGTTTTGAATGGAGAACCGGTCAAGGTTGCCGATGGGGAGACGATGATTGTCAATGAGGGAACGAAGGAAGAGCCCCAAGTGAATTTTACACAATCAGATCACGTCCGGCTGGAGGGTGGGAGCGTGGAGGCTGTCGGGAAGTCCAGGTTCCCggaatatatgaatatttctCCTGGTGGTGATCAGGAGCCGAGAATCGTTGgaattattccaaaaaaacCGGCTGCACCTCCGGTGCCTCCGAGAG ccCAGACAAAGAAATGA
- the LOC135168113 gene encoding phosphoinositide 3-kinase adapter protein 1 isoform X4 — MDSNRLPKNFNYYCASPRSRRRLRPQFLDLSAVLTCSRGRTGVSGHQEAANAKLMEDRDDVVFVSSKDSEASTLWVNYLTACFEQISRQQGRPPFKVRHVTVEDSVSVTQSTQDRVAKSRLQIVVVCPVLLDRAATKPEQASALARQLSPERVLAMMLGVHDGHLTESQRTALISYPQWRKFFVKDQDETFVGEFLAAAVAILGANPPTALKNDKTTFSVHPKKVKIGQSRVLIVMNDPLGPDDVVSVVVDRCGEAIDVTLIKRRNPYTLQLAVPDRCLEVSMLIGIRVIVNGIPQGVRQVKCESRLRELDQILRAHDNPLEFMCQTFGFNPGDRDQLDNWMVHAFQRNLPPRFDLLATPTGAVPLQRNTTSTEEYPTLLHFAARFGLEKLAWQLLECPGGEIACDLKNVAELAPADIAEQAGHNKLAQQLRGYMQMNEFTNMYSYLKVISENAGAGATNESPSPLTHFNCLDTENDKEDYCRPRPLSEAYLVPPAARPVTTSPSMTPITPPQLPPPNPTSPTPSEMNYSIVPPPTPVLGAPPINLNHYDVNGLNLPLQGYMKMYPASPKVPPPLPAPVTAPLQALRPTPTQQPKKDPKDETPGSRTGSLHRSTSNQSSKSREPSGPQDELLEIINDFKNNVFTISEVERLVENWRNRNDVQQSFKDKQRQLAAMRDEYERIQKKLKEEMKAPTPFDKIKKFFSKGKKEPKEGGGGEDGAAVSKTEKSCDGGDRRPISSLSLHSVSSSSSSGRMSIISGCSGTSLGDSGTHSDTEDRRLRNSREDKGGIMTYEVPPAPKPFTGRYSPMRYTPSPRSSGSHPENETRKPQIQNGSSSDEYYIAFPVSGLPIHFFNPDGTPIEPKTPNSPCDTPLHQIPTNIPEEDNHSDNPEKTEIKEINTLPVAPPPPPPSPPTHVSLDYMNIVPANIPSSVLQTPVNESLRVDNERVEVPLSVTKVLNGEPVKVADGETMIVNEGTKEEPQVNFTQSDHVRLEGGSVEAVGKSRFPEYMNISPGGDQEPRIVGIIPKKPAAPPVPPRAQTKK, encoded by the exons ATGGATTCCAATCGACTTCCCAAAAACTTTAATTACTACTGTGCATCCCCGCGATCCCGGCGCCGACTCCGACCGCAGTTCCTCGATTTATCCGCCGTACTGACGT GTTCGCGAGGGCGAACGGGAGTCAGTGGGCATCAGGAGGCAGCAAATGCCAAATTGATGGAGGACAGAGACGATGTGGTTTTCGTTTCGAGTAAAGACAGTGAGGCGTCAACGTTATGGGTCAACTACCTCACAGCTTGCTTTGAGCAGATCAGTAGACAGCAGGGGCGGCCGCCTTTCAA AGTGAGACACGTGACAGTAGAAGACTCGGTATCGGTAACTCAGTCAACGCAAGACCGGGTCGCAAAATCCCGTCTCCAGATAGTGGTGGTGTGTCCAGTTCTCCTGGACCGAGCGGCGACGAAGCCGGAGCAGGCGTCAGCCCTCGCCCGGCAATTATCTCCAGAGCGTGTCCTGGCGATGATGCTGGGTGTTCACGACGGCCACCTCACAGAGAGCCAGAGAACAGCGCTGATATCGTACCCCCAGTGGCGAAAATTCTTCGTAAAGGATCAGGACGAGACATTCGTCGGGGAATTCCTGGCGGCTGCTGTCGCCATCCTCGGGGCAAATCCACCCACTGCCCTCAAGAACGACAAAACGACCTTCTCCGTTCACCCGAAGAAGGTCAAGATCGGACAGAGTCGGGTGCTCATTGTTATGAACGATCCGCTTGGTCCGGATGACGTTGTCAGTGTCGTTGTTGACAGGTGTGGCGAGGCCATTGACGTGACGCTAATAAAACGGAGGAATCCGTATACTCTGCAACTTGCGGTACCGGACAGGTGCCTCGAGGTGTCGATGCTCATTGGCATCAGGGTCATTGTTAACGGGATTCCCCAGGGCGTGAGGCAGGTCAAGTGTGAGAGTAGGTTGAGGGAACTCGATCAGATACTCCGGGCTCACGATAATCCACTGGAGTTCATGTGTCAG ACATTTGGGTTTAATCCGGGAGATCGCGATCAATTGGATAACTGGATGGTCCATGCCTTTCAAAGAAACTTGCCGCCACGTTTTGATCTTCTGGCTACACCCACCGGTGCTGTGCCTCTACAGAGAAACACAACGA GCACCGAGGAGTACCCCACCCTCCTTCACTTCGCAGCTCGTTTCGGCCTTGAGAAATTAGCTTGGCAATTACTGGAGTGCCCCGGTGGTGAAATTGCTTGTGATCTAAAAAATGTCGCCGAGTTAGCCCCCGCTGATATCGCTGAGCAAGCGGGTCACAACAAGCTTGCCCAGCAGCTTCGTGGCTACATG caaatgaatgaattcacGAACATGTATAGCTACCTCAAGGTCATCAGTGAAAATGCGGGAGCAGGAGCAA CGAACGAAAGTCCCTCCCCACTGACCCACTTCAACTGCCTGGACACAGAAAACGACAAGGAGGATTACTGCCGTCCTCGACCCCTTAGCGAGGCGTATCTGGTACCACCAGCGGCTCGCCCGGTCACAACATCCCCCTCGATGACCCCCATAACGCCCCCTCAATTGCCACCACCAAATCCGACCTCGCCAACTCCCAGCGAGATGAATTACTCAATTGTACCACCACCTACACCAGTACTGGGCGCACCCCCGATCAATCTCAATCATTACGACGTAAATGGTTTGAATTTACCCCTTCAAGGATACATGAAGATGTATCCAGCAA GTCCAAAGGTGCCTCCACCACTGCCAGCCCCTGTAACCGCCCCCCTCCAGGCCCTGAGGCCCACCCCCACCCAACAACCAAAAAAAGACCCGAAGGACGAAACCCCCGGCTCCAGAACGGGCAGTCTACACCGCTCGACATCGAACCAGAGCAGCAAATCTCGCGAGCCATCTGGTCCCCAGGACGAGCTCCTGGAGATCATAAATGATTTCAAAAACAATGTGTTCACCATTTCCGAGGTGGAGAGGCTCGTGGAGAACTGGCGGAATCGCAATGACGTCCAGCAGAGTTTCAAGGACAAGCAGAGACAACTCGCAGCGATGAGGGACGAATACGAGAGGATCCAGAAGAAGCTGAAGGAGGAAATGAAGGCCCCGACGCCGTTCGATAAGATTAAGAAGTTCTTCTCGAAAGGGAAGAAGGAGCCGAAGGAGGGTGGAGGGGGTGAGGATGGGGCAGCTGTTAGTAAGACTGAGAAGAGCTGCGATGGAGGTGACAGAAGACCCATCAGCAGTTTAAGTCTTCATAGTGTTTCAA GTTCGTCATCCTCTGGACGGATGAGTATCATAAGTGGGTGCTCTGGAACGAGTCTAGGGGACAGTGGAACACATTCAGACACTGAGGACCGAAGA ttGAGAAATTCCCGGGAAGATAAAGGCGGAATAATGACATACGAAGTTCCACCAGCGCCCAAGCCCTTCACCGGGAGATACTCACCCATGCGATACACTCCATCGCCGCGTTCATCCGGTTCGCACCCTGAAAACGAGACCAGAAAACCGCAAATCCAGAATGGAAGCTCCAGCGATGAGTATTATATCGCGTTTCCCGTGTCCGGACTTCCCATTCACT TTTTTAATCCCGATGGAACACCGATAGAACCAAAAACCCCGAATTCTCCGTGTGATACTCCCCTCCATCAAATTCCAACTAACATCCCAGAGGAAGACAATCATTCCGATAACCCCGAAAAGactgaaataaaagaaataaatacacTTCCTGTCGCACCTCCTCCACCACCCCCTTCCCCACCCACTCATGTCTCCCTCGACTACATGAATATTGTTCCTGCTAACATACCCTCGAGTGTCCTCCAAACACCCGTCAATGAGAGCCTGCGGGTGGACAACGAGAGAGTGGAGGTACCCTTGAGCGTAACAAAAGTTTTGAATGGAGAACCGGTCAAGGTTGCCGATGGGGAGACGATGATTGTCAATGAGGGAACGAAGGAAGAGCCCCAAGTGAATTTTACACAATCAGATCACGTCCGGCTGGAGGGTGGGAGCGTGGAGGCTGTCGGGAAGTCCAGGTTCCCggaatatatgaatatttctCCTGGTGGTGATCAGGAGCCGAGAATCGTTGgaattattccaaaaaaacCGGCTGCACCTCCGGTGCCTCCGAGAG ccCAGACAAAGAAATGA
- the LOC135168113 gene encoding phosphoinositide 3-kinase adapter protein 1 isoform X3, whose product MLLRYPPIFLTQSMDSNRLPKNFNYYCASPRSRRRLRPQFLDLSAVLTCSRGRTGVSGHQEAANAKLMEDRDDVVFVSSKDSEASTLWVNYLTACFEQISRQQGRPPFKVRHVTVEDSVSVTQSTQDRVAKSRLQIVVVCPVLLDRAATKPEQASALARQLSPERVLAMMLGVHDGHLTESQRTALISYPQWRKFFVKDQDETFVGEFLAAAVAILGANPPTALKNDKTTFSVHPKKVKIGQSRVLIVMNDPLGPDDVVSVVVDRCGEAIDVTLIKRRNPYTLQLAVPDRCLEVSMLIGIRVIVNGIPQGVRQVKCESRLRELDQILRAHDNPLEFMCQTFGFNPGDRDQLDNWMVHAFQRNLPPRFDLLATPTGAVPLQRNTTSTEEYPTLLHFAARFGLEKLAWQLLECPGGEIACDLKNVAELAPADIAEQAGHNKLAQQLRGYMQMNEFTNMYSYLKVISENAGAGATNESPSPLTHFNCLDTENDKEDYCRPRPLSEAYLVPPAARPVTTSPSMTPITPPQLPPPNPTSPTPSEMNYSIVPPPTPVLGAPPINLNHYDVNGLNLPLQGYMKMYPASPKVPPPLPAPVTAPLQALRPTPTQQPKKDPKDETPGSRTGSLHRSTSNQSSKSREPSGPQDELLEIINDFKNNVFTISEVERLVENWRNRNDVQQSFKDKQRQLAAMRDEYERIQKKLKEEMKAPTPFDKIKKFFSKGKKEPKEGGGGEDGAAVSKTEKSCDGGDRRPISSLSLHSVSSSSSSGRMSIISGCSGTSLGDSGTHSDTEDRRLRNSREDKGGIMTYEVPPAPKPFTGRYSPMRYTPSPRSSGSHPENETRKPQIQNGSSSDEYYIAFPVSGLPIHFFNPDGTPIEPKTPNSPCDTPLHQIPTNIPEEDNHSDNPEKTEIKEINTLPVAPPPPPPSPPTHVSLDYMNIVPANIPSSVLQTPVNESLRVDNERVEVPLSVTKVLNGEPVKVADGETMIVNEGTKEEPQVNFTQSDHVRLEGGSVEAVGKSRFPEYMNISPGGDQEPRIVGIIPKKPAAPPVPPRAQTKK is encoded by the exons ATGCTATTGAG GTACCCACCGATATTTCTGACTCAATCAATGGATTCCAATCGACTTCCCAAAAACTTTAATTACTACTGTGCATCCCCGCGATCCCGGCGCCGACTCCGACCGCAGTTCCTCGATTTATCCGCCGTACTGACGT GTTCGCGAGGGCGAACGGGAGTCAGTGGGCATCAGGAGGCAGCAAATGCCAAATTGATGGAGGACAGAGACGATGTGGTTTTCGTTTCGAGTAAAGACAGTGAGGCGTCAACGTTATGGGTCAACTACCTCACAGCTTGCTTTGAGCAGATCAGTAGACAGCAGGGGCGGCCGCCTTTCAA AGTGAGACACGTGACAGTAGAAGACTCGGTATCGGTAACTCAGTCAACGCAAGACCGGGTCGCAAAATCCCGTCTCCAGATAGTGGTGGTGTGTCCAGTTCTCCTGGACCGAGCGGCGACGAAGCCGGAGCAGGCGTCAGCCCTCGCCCGGCAATTATCTCCAGAGCGTGTCCTGGCGATGATGCTGGGTGTTCACGACGGCCACCTCACAGAGAGCCAGAGAACAGCGCTGATATCGTACCCCCAGTGGCGAAAATTCTTCGTAAAGGATCAGGACGAGACATTCGTCGGGGAATTCCTGGCGGCTGCTGTCGCCATCCTCGGGGCAAATCCACCCACTGCCCTCAAGAACGACAAAACGACCTTCTCCGTTCACCCGAAGAAGGTCAAGATCGGACAGAGTCGGGTGCTCATTGTTATGAACGATCCGCTTGGTCCGGATGACGTTGTCAGTGTCGTTGTTGACAGGTGTGGCGAGGCCATTGACGTGACGCTAATAAAACGGAGGAATCCGTATACTCTGCAACTTGCGGTACCGGACAGGTGCCTCGAGGTGTCGATGCTCATTGGCATCAGGGTCATTGTTAACGGGATTCCCCAGGGCGTGAGGCAGGTCAAGTGTGAGAGTAGGTTGAGGGAACTCGATCAGATACTCCGGGCTCACGATAATCCACTGGAGTTCATGTGTCAG ACATTTGGGTTTAATCCGGGAGATCGCGATCAATTGGATAACTGGATGGTCCATGCCTTTCAAAGAAACTTGCCGCCACGTTTTGATCTTCTGGCTACACCCACCGGTGCTGTGCCTCTACAGAGAAACACAACGA GCACCGAGGAGTACCCCACCCTCCTTCACTTCGCAGCTCGTTTCGGCCTTGAGAAATTAGCTTGGCAATTACTGGAGTGCCCCGGTGGTGAAATTGCTTGTGATCTAAAAAATGTCGCCGAGTTAGCCCCCGCTGATATCGCTGAGCAAGCGGGTCACAACAAGCTTGCCCAGCAGCTTCGTGGCTACATG caaatgaatgaattcacGAACATGTATAGCTACCTCAAGGTCATCAGTGAAAATGCGGGAGCAGGAGCAA CGAACGAAAGTCCCTCCCCACTGACCCACTTCAACTGCCTGGACACAGAAAACGACAAGGAGGATTACTGCCGTCCTCGACCCCTTAGCGAGGCGTATCTGGTACCACCAGCGGCTCGCCCGGTCACAACATCCCCCTCGATGACCCCCATAACGCCCCCTCAATTGCCACCACCAAATCCGACCTCGCCAACTCCCAGCGAGATGAATTACTCAATTGTACCACCACCTACACCAGTACTGGGCGCACCCCCGATCAATCTCAATCATTACGACGTAAATGGTTTGAATTTACCCCTTCAAGGATACATGAAGATGTATCCAGCAA GTCCAAAGGTGCCTCCACCACTGCCAGCCCCTGTAACCGCCCCCCTCCAGGCCCTGAGGCCCACCCCCACCCAACAACCAAAAAAAGACCCGAAGGACGAAACCCCCGGCTCCAGAACGGGCAGTCTACACCGCTCGACATCGAACCAGAGCAGCAAATCTCGCGAGCCATCTGGTCCCCAGGACGAGCTCCTGGAGATCATAAATGATTTCAAAAACAATGTGTTCACCATTTCCGAGGTGGAGAGGCTCGTGGAGAACTGGCGGAATCGCAATGACGTCCAGCAGAGTTTCAAGGACAAGCAGAGACAACTCGCAGCGATGAGGGACGAATACGAGAGGATCCAGAAGAAGCTGAAGGAGGAAATGAAGGCCCCGACGCCGTTCGATAAGATTAAGAAGTTCTTCTCGAAAGGGAAGAAGGAGCCGAAGGAGGGTGGAGGGGGTGAGGATGGGGCAGCTGTTAGTAAGACTGAGAAGAGCTGCGATGGAGGTGACAGAAGACCCATCAGCAGTTTAAGTCTTCATAGTGTTTCAA GTTCGTCATCCTCTGGACGGATGAGTATCATAAGTGGGTGCTCTGGAACGAGTCTAGGGGACAGTGGAACACATTCAGACACTGAGGACCGAAGA ttGAGAAATTCCCGGGAAGATAAAGGCGGAATAATGACATACGAAGTTCCACCAGCGCCCAAGCCCTTCACCGGGAGATACTCACCCATGCGATACACTCCATCGCCGCGTTCATCCGGTTCGCACCCTGAAAACGAGACCAGAAAACCGCAAATCCAGAATGGAAGCTCCAGCGATGAGTATTATATCGCGTTTCCCGTGTCCGGACTTCCCATTCACT TTTTTAATCCCGATGGAACACCGATAGAACCAAAAACCCCGAATTCTCCGTGTGATACTCCCCTCCATCAAATTCCAACTAACATCCCAGAGGAAGACAATCATTCCGATAACCCCGAAAAGactgaaataaaagaaataaatacacTTCCTGTCGCACCTCCTCCACCACCCCCTTCCCCACCCACTCATGTCTCCCTCGACTACATGAATATTGTTCCTGCTAACATACCCTCGAGTGTCCTCCAAACACCCGTCAATGAGAGCCTGCGGGTGGACAACGAGAGAGTGGAGGTACCCTTGAGCGTAACAAAAGTTTTGAATGGAGAACCGGTCAAGGTTGCCGATGGGGAGACGATGATTGTCAATGAGGGAACGAAGGAAGAGCCCCAAGTGAATTTTACACAATCAGATCACGTCCGGCTGGAGGGTGGGAGCGTGGAGGCTGTCGGGAAGTCCAGGTTCCCggaatatatgaatatttctCCTGGTGGTGATCAGGAGCCGAGAATCGTTGgaattattccaaaaaaacCGGCTGCACCTCCGGTGCCTCCGAGAG ccCAGACAAAGAAATGA